In the Acanthopagrus latus isolate v.2019 chromosome 23, fAcaLat1.1, whole genome shotgun sequence genome, one interval contains:
- the spns1 gene encoding protein spinster homolog 1: protein MSLNEPTSDSAPFFSDDSEAEEQGGAAEGQRSQEEPASGVSSVRALLTVLILCYINLLNYMDRFTVAGVLPDIEHYFGIDDGKSGLLQTVFICSYMFLAPVFGYLGDRYNRKIIMSVGISFWSLVTLASSYTPRERFWVLLLTRGLVGVGEASYSTIAPTIIADLYVKGKRTNMLSIFYFAIPVGSGLGYIVGSQVGRLAQDWHWALRVTPGLGLIAVLLLLFVIKEPKRGAVEARPEHHLHQTSWLTDLLALSKNYSFVLSTFGFTAVAFVTGSLALWAPTFLFRAAIFTGEREPCVEGNCAASDSLIFGAITCVTGVLGVASGVQVSRKLRTRTPRADPLVCAAGLLLSAPFLYLAIVFAQASTIATYVFIFLGETFLSMNWAIVADILLYVVVPTRRSTAEAFQIVISHLLGDAGSPYLIGVVSDSLRKTDSFLWQFRSLQLSLLLCSFVAVIGGGFFLATALFIEADRNRAENYVPSDDEPIVVPKSGRSTRVPVSSVLI from the exons ATGTCTCTGAACGAGCCCACGTCGGACTCGGCGCCGTTCTTCTCCGATGACAGCGAGGCGGAGGAGCAGGGCGGGGCGGCGGAGGGTCAGAGGTCGCAGGAGGAGCCGGCCAGCGGAGTGTCGAGTGTCCGAGCGCTGCTGACCGTCCTCATCCTCTGTTACATCAACCTGCTCAACTACATGGACCGGTTCACTGTGGCAG GTGTTCTCCCCGACATCGAGCATTACTTCGGGATCGATGACGGGAAGTCTGGATTactgcagacag tgtttatcTGCAGCTACATGTTCCTGGCTCCGGTCTTCGGTTACTTGGGCGACAGGTACAACAGGAAGATCATCATGAGCGTCGGCATCTCGTTCTGGTCTCTGGTGACTCTCGCCAGCTCCTACACCCCCAGAGAG CGCTTCTGGGTCCTGCTGCTGACTCGAGGTCTGGTCGGAGTCGGCGAGGCCAGTTACTCCACCATCGCTCCCACCATCATCGCCGACCTCTACGTGAAGGGGAAGAGGACCAACATGCTCTCCATCTTTTATTTCGCCATTCCTGTCGGCAG CGGTCTCGGATACATCGTGGGCTCTCAGGTCGGGAGGCTGGCTCAGGACTGGCACTGGGCTCTGCGG GTGACTCCTGGTCTGGGACTGATcgcggtgctgctgctgctgtttgtgatcAAGGAGCCTAAAAGAGGAGCTGTGGAGGCTCGACCGGAGCACCACCTGCACCAGACCAGCTGGCTGACGGACCTGCTGGCTCTCAGCAAGAA ctaCAGCTTCGTGTTGTCCACCTTCGGCTTCACCGCGGTGGCGTTTGTCACCGGCTCTCTGGCTCTTTGGGCTCCAACTTTCCTCTTCAGAGCCGCCATCTTCACCGGGGAGAGAGAGCCGTGTGTGGAGGGAAACTGCGCCGCTTCAGACAG TCTGATCTTCGGGGCCATCACCTGCGTCACAGGCGTTCTGGGCGTGGCCAGCGGCGTGCAGGTGAGTCGGAAGCTGAGGACGAGGACTCCCAGAGCCGACCCGCTGGTGTGTGCAGCCggtctcctcctctcagcaccTTTCCTCTACCTGGCCATCGTGTTCGCTCAGGCCAGCACCATCGCCACATAC GTCTTTATTTTCCTCGGAGAGACGTTCCTCTCCATGAACTGGGCCATCGTGGCCGATATCCTGCTG tACGTGGTCGTTCCCACTCGTCGCTCCACAGCTGAAGCGTTTCAGATCGTCATCTCACATCTGCTGGGCGACGCAGGAAGTCCGTACCTCATCGGAGTC GTTTCGGACTCTCTGAGGAAGACGGACTCGTTCCTCTGGCAGTTTCGctccctgcagctctctctgctgctctgctccttCGTCGCCGTCATCGGTGGAGGTTTCTTCCTCGCCACCGCCCTGTTCATCGAAGCAGACCGCAACCGGGCCGAGAACTACGTCCCATCAG ACGACGAGCCGATCGTGGTGCCGAAGAGCGGCCGGTCCACCAGAGTCCCGGTGTCCAGCGTCCTGATCTGA